A genomic region of Thermotoga sp. Ku-13t contains the following coding sequences:
- a CDS encoding ABC transporter ATP-binding protein → MARVVIEGVKKYFGSVKALDGIDLVIEEGSFVVLLGPSGCGKTTLMRCISGLEKLTEGRIFFDDRDISNVPPKDRNVAMVFQSYAVWPHMRVRDNIAYPLKLKKLPRKEIEEKVKWAAELLHISELLDRFPAQLSGGQRQRVAVARAIVHEPKVLLMDEPLSNLDALLRIKMRSELKKLHERVKVTTIYVTHDQTEAMTMGDKIAVMNAGKIVQYGTPEEIYKKPKSVFVAGFVGSPQMNFLQMNIMSSGTNFYAENFGLRIPLRKDPNLPSLIVGIRPEHVYLQRNENCVEATATVYFAEKLMSETVLHLSIDVDKNLVVKVPYDLQVKEGEKMRVYLDLNQMHFFDPSTQERIEL, encoded by the coding sequence ATGGCCAGAGTTGTGATCGAAGGTGTGAAGAAGTACTTCGGTAGCGTGAAGGCACTGGATGGGATCGACCTGGTGATCGAGGAAGGGAGTTTCGTCGTCCTGCTCGGTCCTTCTGGTTGTGGAAAGACGACCTTGATGAGGTGTATTTCTGGACTCGAAAAGCTCACGGAAGGAAGGATATTCTTCGACGATAGAGACATATCAAACGTTCCACCAAAGGACAGAAACGTGGCGATGGTCTTTCAGAGTTACGCAGTCTGGCCACACATGAGGGTGAGGGACAACATAGCTTATCCTCTGAAACTTAAAAAACTTCCCAGGAAGGAGATAGAAGAGAAGGTCAAGTGGGCCGCCGAGCTGCTTCACATAAGCGAGCTTCTGGACAGGTTTCCCGCCCAGCTTTCCGGTGGTCAGAGACAAAGGGTCGCGGTGGCCAGGGCCATTGTTCACGAACCCAAAGTACTTCTGATGGACGAACCACTTTCGAACCTGGATGCGCTGCTGAGGATCAAGATGCGGAGCGAGCTGAAAAAGCTCCACGAAAGGGTTAAAGTCACCACAATATACGTCACGCACGATCAAACTGAGGCCATGACAATGGGAGACAAAATCGCCGTCATGAATGCCGGCAAGATCGTTCAGTATGGTACGCCGGAAGAGATATACAAAAAGCCGAAGAGCGTGTTCGTGGCAGGTTTCGTCGGTTCACCGCAGATGAACTTTCTGCAGATGAACATCATGTCTTCCGGAACGAACTTCTATGCCGAAAACTTCGGTTTGAGAATTCCTTTAAGGAAGGATCCAAATCTTCCTTCATTGATCGTCGGAATCAGGCCGGAACACGTTTACCTGCAGAGGAACGAAAACTGTGTGGAAGCCACAGCTACTGTTTACTTCGCCGAGAAATTGATGTCTGAAACGGTACTCCATCTTTCCATAGATGTGGATAAGAACTTGGTCGTGAAGGTACCGTACGATCTGCAAGTGAAGGAAGGCGAGAAGATGAGAGTTTATCTCGATTTGAATCAAATGCATTTCTTCGATCCAAGCACTCAGGAGAGGATCGAGCTTTGA
- a CDS encoding TetR/AcrR family transcriptional regulator — protein MSERNLEVKNRLLNAAIEEFAEKGYKAASTNIITRRANVSKGLLFHYFKNKEGLYIACYEHVLKWSQTQFEDFAEKAKQLDFFEFLREWGLRKIQLAIEKPVYAKFLLTVTNSPVKLRQKIIAMIKETLLNSFHVLSEKIDSIELRQGLSKEDATMFVMIFFDGMTEFYLNQYQDRAIQLPEELDEIKKQMDKLIDVLKFGLLGR, from the coding sequence ATGTCTGAGCGAAACTTAGAAGTGAAGAACCGGCTGCTGAACGCAGCGATAGAAGAATTCGCCGAGAAAGGCTACAAAGCTGCTTCAACAAACATCATAACGCGCAGGGCGAATGTTTCAAAGGGCCTTCTGTTTCACTATTTCAAGAACAAAGAAGGATTATACATTGCCTGCTACGAACATGTTTTGAAATGGTCACAGACGCAGTTCGAAGATTTCGCTGAGAAAGCGAAACAGCTGGACTTTTTTGAATTTCTGCGCGAGTGGGGATTGAGAAAGATCCAACTAGCGATAGAGAAGCCTGTGTACGCGAAATTCCTCCTCACGGTCACGAATTCGCCTGTCAAACTCCGGCAAAAGATCATTGCAATGATCAAAGAGACTCTGCTGAACTCTTTTCATGTGCTCTCAGAAAAGATCGATTCGATCGAATTGAGACAGGGACTGAGCAAAGAAGATGCAACGATGTTCGTCATGATCTTTTTCGATGGAATGACGGAGTTCTACTTGAACCAGTATCAGGATCGTGCGATCCAGCTGCCCGAAGAACTGGACGAAATCAAAAAACAGATGGACAAACTGATCGACGTGCTGAAATTTGGATTGCTCGGGCGATGA
- a CDS encoding ABC transporter substrate-binding protein, translating to MRKLLVGLLLVALAVLSFAKVNFGSTQMTPAAEREFMIRLLGDFSKKSGIQIEFLNFEYTDLLSRVEAEQKAGKIVLNLIADLQSGLYTMGASGFLADLSNVKFEGKTFVSTFKRYTYVGKEKVFIPWLQATYAMAINKKAFDYLPKGLTEQDVINGTEKWTYDALLEWAKNLQEKTKQPQLGFPLGPKGLWHRFLHGYIYPSYTGAQAVKFDSVKAVEMWNYLRELFKYVHPACTTWDNMDQPLLRGEVMIAWDHTARLKQAIVERPNDFVVVPVPRGPMGRGYIIVLVGLSIPKNADMTEPLKVLDFLTSPEAQTAILENVGFFPVVQEAIGRIPEGGLKILAEGVVRQSSAPDSIVCFIPGLGAKGGEFNETYRQAFTRIVFNKEDPVKVIGELGEVIGRLFKETGAPLPEPDSSLF from the coding sequence ATGAGGAAGTTGCTGGTTGGTTTGTTGTTGGTGGCACTCGCTGTTCTCAGCTTTGCAAAAGTCAACTTCGGTTCCACTCAGATGACCCCGGCAGCTGAGAGGGAGTTCATGATCAGGTTGCTGGGTGATTTCTCGAAGAAATCCGGCATACAGATCGAATTTTTGAACTTCGAGTACACGGACCTTTTGAGCAGGGTCGAAGCGGAACAGAAGGCTGGAAAAATCGTGTTGAACTTGATCGCAGACTTGCAGAGCGGACTCTACACGATGGGCGCAAGTGGATTTCTCGCAGATTTGTCGAACGTCAAATTTGAAGGTAAGACGTTCGTTTCCACTTTCAAGAGGTACACATATGTCGGTAAAGAGAAGGTCTTCATTCCCTGGTTGCAGGCAACGTACGCGATGGCTATCAACAAGAAGGCGTTCGATTATTTGCCGAAGGGCCTGACGGAGCAGGACGTCATCAACGGAACCGAGAAATGGACCTATGACGCACTCTTAGAATGGGCGAAGAATTTGCAGGAAAAAACAAAACAGCCGCAGCTCGGCTTTCCACTCGGTCCTAAGGGTCTCTGGCACAGGTTCCTGCACGGTTACATCTATCCTTCTTACACGGGCGCGCAGGCCGTGAAGTTCGACAGCGTCAAGGCAGTCGAGATGTGGAATTATTTGCGCGAACTGTTCAAATACGTCCACCCGGCGTGTACCACATGGGACAACATGGATCAACCACTTCTGAGAGGTGAAGTCATGATCGCCTGGGATCACACCGCGAGGTTAAAGCAGGCGATCGTCGAGAGGCCAAACGATTTCGTCGTAGTGCCCGTTCCGAGAGGCCCAATGGGCAGAGGTTACATCATAGTGCTCGTCGGTCTTTCGATCCCGAAGAATGCCGACATGACCGAACCTCTGAAAGTTCTGGATTTTCTGACGAGCCCAGAAGCGCAAACAGCGATACTCGAGAACGTTGGTTTCTTCCCGGTCGTTCAGGAAGCCATAGGTCGCATACCTGAAGGTGGTTTGAAGATCCTTGCAGAGGGTGTTGTGAGACAATCTTCAGCGCCGGACTCGATCGTTTGCTTCATTCCTGGACTCGGTGCAAAGGGTGGAGAGTTCAACGAAACGTACCGCCAGGCGTTCACCAGGATCGTCTTCAACAAAGAAGATCCTGTGAAAGTGATAGGAGAGCTCGGTGAAGTGATCGGGCGCCTCTTCAAAGAGACAGGAGCCCCACTGCCAGAGCCAGATTCAAGCCTCTTTTGA
- a CDS encoding ABC transporter ATP-binding protein has protein sequence MALIEAHDLTKYYGKHRAITNVNFEVNEGEIFGFIGPNGAGKTTTIRILLGLIFPTSGQAKIFGKDCVRDGPEIRKQVGYVPSEVNYYANATVEELLDYSASFYKSVDKTYMKQLCAKFEIDTKKKFRELSTGNKKKVAIVQALLHRPKLLICDEPTIGLDPIMQNRLLEILKELKGQGVTIFFSSHILNEVQRLCDRFAMIKDGKIIKIENIEALRNKNYKMVRLQLKDRNQLKLVMEKFGPNVKTEDSTVAFEFFGNIDQLMKELSSLSLENVWIEDPSLEDFFMTFYSEVRP, from the coding sequence GTGGCTCTGATCGAGGCGCACGATCTTACAAAGTACTACGGCAAGCACAGGGCCATAACCAACGTGAATTTTGAGGTGAACGAGGGTGAGATCTTCGGCTTCATAGGTCCCAACGGCGCAGGCAAGACCACCACGATAAGAATCCTGCTTGGTTTGATCTTTCCAACCTCTGGCCAGGCAAAGATCTTCGGCAAAGATTGTGTTCGAGACGGTCCGGAGATTCGAAAGCAGGTAGGCTACGTCCCATCTGAAGTGAACTACTACGCGAACGCGACGGTGGAAGAACTCCTCGACTATTCCGCAAGTTTCTACAAAAGCGTAGACAAGACTTACATGAAGCAACTCTGTGCGAAGTTCGAGATAGATACGAAGAAAAAGTTTCGCGAACTTTCAACTGGTAACAAGAAAAAAGTCGCGATCGTCCAAGCGTTATTGCACAGGCCGAAGTTACTCATCTGCGATGAACCGACCATTGGTCTGGATCCCATAATGCAGAACAGACTCCTTGAGATCCTCAAAGAACTCAAAGGACAGGGTGTGACCATCTTCTTTTCGTCCCACATTCTCAACGAAGTCCAGAGACTCTGCGACAGGTTTGCGATGATCAAAGATGGAAAGATCATCAAAATCGAGAACATCGAAGCCTTGAGAAACAAGAACTACAAAATGGTGAGGCTTCAGCTCAAAGACAGAAACCAGTTGAAACTTGTCATGGAGAAATTCGGTCCAAATGTCAAAACGGAAGACTCCACCGTTGCTTTTGAATTCTTTGGCAACATCGACCAGCTCATGAAAGAACTTTCCAGTCTCTCACTGGAGAATGTGTGGATAGAAGATCCTTCACTCGAAGACTTTTTCATGACCTTCTATTCGGAGGTGAGACCATGA
- a CDS encoding aspartate carbamoyltransferase catalytic subunit, which yields MRHLLDIKDLSRKEIEAILKRAMLYKSLKNYPETLRGKFVLTAFFEPSTRTKVSFQKAALSLGAHVVDFAPESSSLQKGETDLDTILTLNMMKFDCLVIRIRRNGAPAEFAKHVGCAVVNAGDGTNEHPTQALLDAMTMLEHFGTLKLKVAIVGDIVHSRVARSLTELLNKFDAEVRMAGPEGFVPESFEGVSLITHSLEEALHNVDVVYALRIQKERLEQSYSNIDDFFRTLQINSRTIQLAPSHAVLMHPGPFNRNVEVSDDVVYSERSKILEQVRNGVFVRMAVLEYATGVIEFEGVRSVETSLARR from the coding sequence ATGAGACACCTTCTGGACATCAAAGATCTCAGCAGAAAAGAGATCGAAGCTATCCTCAAACGTGCGATGCTGTACAAATCGCTCAAGAACTATCCAGAAACACTGCGAGGAAAATTCGTCCTGACAGCCTTTTTCGAACCTTCGACGAGGACCAAGGTCTCTTTCCAGAAGGCTGCGCTGAGCCTCGGTGCCCACGTAGTTGACTTTGCACCGGAAAGTTCTTCTCTTCAGAAAGGTGAGACCGATCTGGACACGATCCTGACGCTCAACATGATGAAATTCGATTGTCTCGTCATCAGAATCAGAAGAAACGGTGCCCCAGCGGAGTTCGCGAAACACGTGGGCTGTGCCGTGGTGAACGCGGGCGACGGTACCAACGAACATCCCACTCAGGCGCTGCTCGACGCTATGACCATGCTGGAACATTTTGGAACACTGAAACTGAAGGTCGCGATCGTGGGAGACATCGTGCACTCACGCGTCGCAAGATCGCTGACGGAGCTTCTGAACAAATTCGACGCTGAGGTGAGGATGGCAGGACCAGAAGGGTTCGTTCCGGAAAGCTTTGAAGGTGTGAGTTTGATTACGCACTCTCTCGAAGAGGCTTTGCACAACGTCGATGTCGTCTATGCGCTGAGGATTCAGAAAGAAAGGCTCGAACAGAGTTACTCGAACATCGATGACTTCTTCCGCACGCTGCAGATAAATTCCAGAACGATCCAGCTCGCTCCGTCGCACGCCGTCCTGATGCACCCCGGTCCGTTCAACAGGAACGTGGAAGTCTCAGACGATGTGGTCTACTCCGAAAGATCGAAGATCCTCGAGCAGGTCAGGAACGGTGTGTTCGTGAGAATGGCGGTTCTCGAGTACGCGACGGGAGTGATCGAGTTTGAGGGCGTACGATCCGTGGAAACGTCGCTGGCTCGACGTTGA
- a CDS encoding sugar ABC transporter permease, whose product MRREYLVPFFLILPALIYLVVFIGFPIVGTFQLSFSSPEGWLGNFKYVFSSKDFQNALLNTLILAAIVIPIQLALAIALALLVNKKWAGYRTLLYIIATPLALSDVTAALISYSIFAPNGYLNKILLSLNWIERPLYFFGYMFKSREFFVIVLTEVWRATPLVFVILLAGLQSINTEYLEAADVFGFSPWKKFVKITLPLLKPSIVSALLIRTLFAFQIFGVAWLLAGRDIPVLSGETYYWYVLRNNRNVASTYALVIAIITFIVGWFYIGTIRSKHLEEGVRQ is encoded by the coding sequence ATGAGGCGTGAATACCTTGTTCCTTTTTTCCTGATCCTTCCTGCTTTGATCTATCTTGTGGTGTTCATAGGTTTTCCCATAGTTGGAACTTTCCAGCTTTCGTTCAGCAGTCCTGAGGGGTGGCTTGGGAACTTCAAGTACGTTTTTTCGTCGAAAGATTTCCAGAACGCCCTTTTGAACACGTTGATTCTGGCAGCCATCGTTATACCGATTCAGCTCGCGCTGGCGATTGCCCTCGCGCTTCTGGTTAACAAAAAATGGGCTGGTTACAGAACGTTGCTGTACATCATTGCTACACCATTGGCGCTCAGCGACGTGACTGCTGCCTTGATAAGCTATTCCATCTTCGCACCGAACGGTTATCTCAACAAAATCTTGCTTAGTTTGAACTGGATCGAAAGACCTCTGTACTTCTTCGGATACATGTTCAAATCCAGAGAATTTTTTGTCATCGTTTTGACCGAGGTGTGGAGGGCAACACCCCTGGTGTTCGTCATCTTGCTGGCAGGTTTGCAATCTATAAACACGGAGTACCTCGAAGCAGCCGACGTGTTCGGTTTTTCACCCTGGAAAAAGTTCGTCAAGATTACGCTCCCGCTCCTGAAGCCGTCCATCGTTTCTGCATTACTCATAAGAACACTGTTCGCTTTTCAGATCTTCGGTGTCGCGTGGCTTTTGGCCGGAAGGGACATCCCTGTACTCTCCGGTGAGACCTACTACTGGTACGTTCTCAGGAACAACAGAAACGTTGCGAGCACGTATGCGCTCGTGATAGCAATCATCACCTTCATCGTGGGCTGGTTCTACATAGGAACGATCCGGTCGAAGCACCTCGAGGAGGGTGTCAGACAATGA
- a CDS encoding ABC transporter permease subunit → MNVYSWEMKHNIKSTMIWSVVLIALLIMYAAVYPSMTKDAELINRFMKLMPRAFLRIFGLEDFDISNILHYLATISSIYVTLLGSVFSALVVVKLVAREESEKTAEFLLSKPLGRKSILAQKLLAIFSSILILDAILSLASFFVTSYFGSESLVQSKFWLFWFSQLLLHITVSSIVLCFICSLKRQDSAVSLSIGIVFVLYIFSMIAKLTEKAKFLGYFTPFYYSDGVRIIRYGSMEPIFLALHFILIIASLSVSFITYSRKDIYV, encoded by the coding sequence ATGAACGTGTATTCGTGGGAAATGAAACACAACATAAAAAGTACAATGATCTGGTCTGTCGTTTTGATCGCTTTGCTGATCATGTACGCCGCAGTTTATCCTTCCATGACGAAAGATGCTGAACTGATCAACAGATTCATGAAACTCATGCCAAGAGCGTTCTTGCGCATATTCGGACTGGAGGACTTCGACATATCAAACATTTTGCACTATCTAGCCACTATCTCGAGCATATACGTGACACTCCTAGGTAGCGTGTTTTCTGCCCTGGTTGTTGTCAAGCTGGTCGCGAGGGAGGAATCAGAAAAGACCGCAGAGTTCTTGCTCTCGAAACCTCTGGGAAGGAAAAGCATACTCGCACAGAAACTGCTGGCGATCTTCTCTTCAATCTTGATACTGGACGCGATTCTCAGTCTTGCTTCGTTTTTTGTGACGAGTTACTTTGGATCAGAAAGCCTGGTTCAATCGAAATTCTGGTTGTTCTGGTTTTCTCAACTTTTGCTTCACATCACTGTGTCCAGCATCGTTCTGTGCTTCATCTGCTCTTTGAAAAGACAAGATAGCGCGGTCTCTCTGTCCATAGGCATCGTCTTCGTTCTGTACATATTTTCGATGATCGCCAAGCTCACCGAGAAGGCGAAATTTCTAGGATACTTCACACCTTTCTATTATTCTGATGGCGTGAGGATCATCAGATACGGGAGCATGGAACCGATCTTTCTCGCCCTGCACTTCATATTGATCATTGCGAGTTTGAGTGTTTCCTTCATAACCTATTCCAGGAAGGATATATATGTCTGA
- a CDS encoding heterodisulfide reductase subunit A-like protein, whose protein sequence is MGKKGLLLCVCQGTCPSFQKMNVFEVLNAIRRENLVDFVALHPQLCADDGDMYLKTLTKDGEIEKLYVAGCDPTMQRKMFRDAFEASNFDKSRHFGVDIRNMTTEQAIEAIKNLIKNS, encoded by the coding sequence ATGGGTAAGAAGGGATTGCTGTTGTGTGTCTGTCAGGGTACGTGCCCATCTTTTCAGAAGATGAACGTTTTCGAAGTCCTGAACGCGATAAGAAGAGAGAACCTTGTCGACTTCGTTGCGCTCCATCCCCAGCTCTGCGCCGATGACGGGGACATGTATCTCAAAACGCTGACCAAAGATGGAGAGATAGAAAAACTCTACGTTGCAGGCTGCGATCCTACAATGCAGAGAAAGATGTTCCGTGACGCGTTCGAGGCGAGCAACTTCGACAAGTCCAGACACTTTGGTGTCGACATAAGGAACATGACCACAGAACAGGCGATTGAAGCCATTAAAAATCTCATAAAGAACAGCTGA
- a CDS encoding 4Fe-4S dicluster domain-containing protein — translation MAKNWYPIIDYEKCADCLTCANFCPHGVYTVKDGKPVVTNPLECVEFCRGCQKLCDYGAITYSAEVKAHG, via the coding sequence ATGGCAAAGAACTGGTATCCCATCATCGATTACGAAAAGTGCGCTGACTGTCTGACCTGCGCGAATTTCTGTCCCCACGGAGTCTACACAGTCAAAGACGGCAAACCCGTCGTCACCAACCCTCTGGAATGCGTTGAGTTCTGCAGAGGATGCCAGAAACTCTGTGATTACGGTGCAATAACTTACTCAGCGGAGGTGAAAGCACATGGGTAA
- a CDS encoding SDR family oxidoreductase, which translates to MGLENFKWAIVTGGSSGIGREFVLELSKRGLNVMATGRDEKRLKDLEKEVKEKFGVEIVTHVVDLSLPQNVKKFVQDVSEFEIDLLVNNAGFGLYDEFVKLELEEIENMIEVNVKTLTILSHHFARKMVERQRGGIINVSSIAGYIPLPYFNAYAATKAYVYNLSLALWAELKKYGVHVLCVSPGPTKTRFFERAFKSQDLRTFGSLMDPRRVVTGALEAFEKRRPVYVPGFKNRLIVMVTRKLLSDRLIARFMAG; encoded by the coding sequence ATGGGCTTGGAAAACTTCAAGTGGGCGATCGTGACGGGTGGTTCGTCTGGGATCGGTAGAGAGTTCGTGCTCGAACTTTCGAAGAGAGGCCTGAACGTGATGGCCACCGGCAGGGACGAGAAGAGGTTGAAGGATTTGGAAAAAGAAGTGAAGGAAAAGTTCGGCGTTGAGATCGTCACACACGTGGTGGATTTGTCACTGCCACAAAACGTGAAGAAATTCGTCCAGGACGTTTCAGAGTTTGAGATAGATTTGCTCGTGAACAACGCAGGCTTTGGACTCTACGACGAATTCGTCAAACTCGAACTCGAAGAAATCGAAAACATGATAGAGGTCAACGTGAAAACGCTCACCATATTGAGCCATCATTTCGCAAGGAAAATGGTCGAAAGACAGCGAGGAGGGATAATAAACGTCTCTTCCATCGCAGGATACATCCCGCTCCCTTATTTCAACGCCTACGCTGCGACGAAGGCGTACGTGTACAATCTTTCTCTCGCGCTGTGGGCGGAACTGAAAAAGTACGGTGTGCACGTACTGTGCGTCTCGCCGGGGCCGACGAAGACCAGGTTCTTTGAACGTGCGTTCAAAAGTCAAGATCTTCGCACCTTCGGCAGCCTTATGGATCCCAGACGGGTTGTGACAGGCGCGCTCGAAGCTTTTGAAAAAAGAAGACCTGTTTACGTTCCGGGTTTCAAGAACAGACTGATCGTTATGGTGACAAGAAAGCTACTATCCGACAGATTAATCGCAAGGTTCATGGCAGGTTGA
- a CDS encoding metalloregulator ArsR/SmtB family transcription factor — protein MDPERIFKALACRRRIDIIRQVAKQDLCICELEVANHIDKTTISRHLAVLQNAGIIELRREGPRKRIVLKDPRVLELIDLAEKISEQK, from the coding sequence ATGGATCCAGAAAGGATCTTCAAAGCCCTGGCGTGCAGACGGAGAATAGACATCATCAGGCAGGTGGCGAAACAGGACCTTTGCATCTGCGAACTCGAAGTCGCGAACCACATCGATAAAACAACCATCTCGAGGCACTTAGCCGTCCTGCAGAATGCGGGGATCATCGAACTGAGAAGGGAAGGACCGAGGAAGAGAATCGTTCTCAAAGATCCGAGAGTTCTCGAACTGATCGATCTGGCGGAAAAGATCTCTGAACAAAAATGA
- a CDS encoding carbohydrate ABC transporter permease has translation MKRFFYILAFTAVSLWFLGPLFFIFLASLTPASDFYDWTRILPTKLTFEHIYKLLVNLGGWRALLTSVQVAGIAIGISFAFGIPAGYALTRYRFRGKNMVKLVMLFTRSVPLVVIAVSLVTLYLRLNLADTVLGVGLAHAAMVLPFVVLITSSVFSGIFVEYEEAGMVFGLSRFGAFIRITMPLALPGLAASAIFAFIMSWNEVFAASVLAITNRTLPAHILSTAMASPDYFKFAAGTIMAVPALVFIFIIRKYLISMWGISLK, from the coding sequence ATGAAAAGGTTCTTCTACATACTCGCTTTCACAGCAGTTTCTTTATGGTTCCTTGGACCTTTGTTCTTCATATTCCTCGCATCTCTAACGCCCGCTTCGGACTTTTACGATTGGACCAGGATTCTCCCAACGAAACTCACCTTTGAGCACATATACAAACTACTCGTGAACCTGGGCGGATGGCGGGCGCTGCTCACGAGCGTGCAGGTGGCGGGCATAGCGATCGGAATTTCCTTCGCGTTCGGGATTCCTGCGGGATACGCCCTGACGCGTTACAGATTCCGTGGCAAGAACATGGTAAAGCTCGTCATGCTCTTCACCAGATCAGTTCCTTTGGTTGTCATCGCTGTCTCGCTCGTGACGCTGTATCTGAGGTTGAACCTGGCTGACACGGTGCTCGGTGTGGGCCTGGCGCACGCAGCCATGGTGCTTCCTTTCGTCGTGCTGATCACTTCGAGTGTTTTCTCCGGGATCTTCGTTGAGTACGAAGAGGCCGGGATGGTCTTTGGACTTTCGAGGTTTGGGGCCTTCATCAGGATCACGATGCCGCTGGCGCTGCCAGGTCTTGCGGCGTCTGCAATCTTCGCGTTCATCATGTCTTGGAACGAAGTGTTCGCAGCTTCCGTGCTCGCGATAACGAACAGAACTTTGCCGGCACACATCCTCAGCACCGCGATGGCGTCACCGGATTATTTCAAGTTCGCGGCCGGCACGATCATGGCCGTACCCGCGTTGGTGTTCATATTCATAATCAGAAAATATTTGATCTCCATGTGGGGAATCTCGCTGAAGTAG